From a region of the Bradyrhizobium diazoefficiens genome:
- a CDS encoding SDR family oxidoreductase, giving the protein MSLFSTPFDPTRDTALVTGAGNGIGRAIAQALVGEGVRTVFADLNAERVRAAISASRSPELAVPWVGDVAELDACDALLAAADAALGEITHFVHSASPPRREADHALAVDRKTWQQMHVVNLDAGFHLARELARRLIGAKRPGSFLFLTSLHAGTPRNLPHYSTAKAGMAMLVKELAKTFGRYGIRVNALVPGAIAAGGFVADPSLARHIPLGRLGEANDLAPMALTVLSNNLSGYVTGAAFVVDGGLSLTNWFEPPALDG; this is encoded by the coding sequence ATGAGCTTGTTCAGCACGCCGTTCGATCCTACTCGTGACACAGCGCTCGTCACCGGCGCGGGCAACGGCATCGGCCGCGCGATCGCGCAGGCCCTGGTCGGTGAGGGCGTCCGGACCGTGTTCGCCGATTTGAACGCCGAGCGGGTGCGCGCCGCGATCAGCGCGAGCCGGAGCCCTGAGCTGGCGGTGCCCTGGGTCGGCGATGTCGCCGAGTTGGACGCGTGCGACGCACTACTTGCCGCCGCGGACGCAGCGTTGGGCGAGATCACGCATTTCGTCCACAGCGCATCGCCGCCGCGGCGCGAGGCCGATCATGCGCTCGCGGTCGATCGCAAGACCTGGCAGCAGATGCATGTCGTCAATCTCGATGCCGGCTTTCACCTGGCGCGCGAACTCGCAAGGCGGCTGATCGGGGCGAAGCGGCCGGGCTCGTTCCTGTTTCTCACCTCGCTGCATGCAGGCACGCCGCGCAACCTGCCGCATTACTCGACCGCGAAGGCGGGGATGGCGATGCTGGTGAAGGAGCTGGCCAAGACGTTTGGCCGCTACGGCATCCGCGTCAACGCGCTGGTGCCCGGCGCGATCGCGGCCGGCGGGTTCGTTGCGGATCCGTCGCTGGCGCGGCACATTCCGCTCGGGCGTCTCGGCGAGGCCAATGACCTCGCGCCGATGGCGCTCACGGTATTATCGAACAACCTCTCCGGTTACGTGACCGGAGCAGCCTTCGTCGTCGACGGCGGGCTGTCGCTGACGAACTGGTTCGAGCCCCCGGCCCTGGATGGCTAG